The Mercurialis annua linkage group LG8, ddMerAnnu1.2, whole genome shotgun sequence genome window below encodes:
- the LOC126661593 gene encoding uncharacterized protein LOC126661593, which translates to MAAQDSYNEMLKKVLESVQANLDKLASEAKRTNDRHEETMKILRENFSPTAPKRRGRTENANPSRRETRGENNRSREPRNGGNDERDETRNQRENETRTSEESPDNQNKDKSNEQSPETPRNEQNQDDARSGLNSKGEERREKEKEDALPKSKRQDKDAGKEQPKKKHQEGEGESSEAPQKSKATYVVEED; encoded by the coding sequence ATGGCAGCACAAGATTCGTACAACGAGATGCTGAAAAAGGTACTAGAATCTGTCCAAGCAAATTTGGACAAATTGGCTAGTGAAGCCAAAAGAACGAATGataggcacgaagaaactatgaaaatcctAAGGGAGAATTTCAGCCCGACAGCTCCTAAAAGAAGAGGAAGAACAGAAAACGCAAACCCAAGCCGCCGAGAGACGAGGGGAGAAAACAACAGAAGCAGGGAACCCCGGAATGGAGGAAACGACGAAAGAGACGAGACAAGAAACCAACGGGAGAATGAAACCAGAACTAGCGAAGAAAGCCCAGACAATCAAAACAAAGACAAGTCCAATGAGCAATCACCTGAAACACCCAGAAACGAGCAAAACCAAGATGATGCCCGAAGCGGGTTGAATTCAAAGGGAGAagaacgaagggagaaggaaaaagaagatgcCCTACCAAAAAGTAAGCGACAAGACAAAGATGCGGGGAAAGAACAGCCAAAGAAAAAACATCAAGAAGGGGAGGGCGAATCCTCGGAAGCgccccaaaaaagcaaagccacatacGTAGTGGAAGAAGACTAA